A genomic segment from Nocardia cyriacigeorgica GUH-2 encodes:
- a CDS encoding thiamine pyrophosphate-binding protein, which produces MPDRVVDYLVRAMPDLDVRHIFGVDGANIEDLYDAIFDAGGAVTGVVAKHEFSAATMADGYARSTGGLGVVVATSGGGAMNLVAGLAESYASRVPVLALIGQPPTMLEGHGAFQDSSGQAGAIDAVRLFSSISRYCARVAHPGELPERLARALRAARRGGPSVLLIPKDVQQAEMGGIAPFRPDPRATWLDEDELERVLTAVETARQLGRVVVIAGDQVARDDARTALAEVVAELDAMVGVAPDAKDTYDNFAPAFCGVAGTMGHRELADALDEATLCLLVGTPMPVTARTGLDELLGRTTIASIGMSMPHLPAIHATCTDVGVALRMILERLRGGHDGHADTELADSADTSDSTGAAAPATVATAVRTTLVTRTAPARTLTPMPVPESHGPGLHYRQIVDAIQAALPEGADVFVDAGNTGAAVVHQLRVPRDGRFIVALGMGGMGYAFGAGIGSAFARSPDGHRTVVIAGDGSFYMHGLELHTAVEYALPVTFIVFNNNAHAMCVTREQLLYRDRYSFNRFHPAFLGEGVAAMFPSLRACAVHSMAELPDALTECLAGPGPSFVSIDCDPDEIPPFLPFLRSTP; this is translated from the coding sequence ATGCCCGACAGAGTTGTGGACTATCTGGTTCGCGCCATGCCGGACCTCGATGTGCGGCATATCTTCGGCGTCGACGGCGCCAATATCGAAGACCTCTACGACGCCATCTTCGACGCGGGCGGCGCGGTGACCGGCGTGGTCGCCAAACATGAATTCTCTGCCGCCACCATGGCCGACGGGTATGCCCGATCCACCGGTGGACTCGGCGTGGTGGTCGCGACCTCCGGCGGCGGCGCGATGAATCTCGTTGCCGGACTTGCCGAATCGTATGCATCGCGAGTTCCCGTGCTGGCGCTGATCGGGCAGCCGCCGACCATGTTGGAAGGTCACGGCGCCTTCCAGGATTCGAGCGGGCAGGCCGGCGCGATCGACGCGGTCCGGCTGTTCAGCTCGATCAGCCGCTACTGCGCCCGCGTGGCCCACCCCGGTGAACTGCCCGAACGGCTGGCGCGGGCGTTGCGGGCGGCCCGGCGCGGTGGGCCGTCGGTGCTACTGATTCCCAAGGACGTCCAGCAGGCCGAGATGGGTGGCATCGCGCCGTTCCGGCCCGATCCGCGCGCCACCTGGCTCGACGAGGACGAACTCGAGCGGGTGCTGACCGCGGTGGAAACCGCGCGTCAACTGGGCCGGGTGGTGGTGATCGCGGGCGATCAGGTGGCGCGCGACGATGCGCGCACCGCGCTCGCCGAGGTGGTGGCCGAACTCGATGCGATGGTCGGCGTCGCCCCCGACGCCAAGGACACCTACGACAATTTCGCGCCGGCGTTCTGCGGTGTCGCGGGCACCATGGGCCATCGCGAGCTGGCCGACGCCCTGGACGAGGCCACGCTGTGCCTGCTGGTCGGCACCCCCATGCCGGTCACCGCGCGCACCGGGCTCGACGAGCTGCTCGGCCGCACCACCATCGCCAGCATCGGGATGTCCATGCCGCACCTGCCCGCGATCCACGCGACCTGCACCGATGTCGGTGTCGCGTTGCGGATGATCCTGGAGCGCCTGCGCGGCGGACATGACGGGCACGCCGATACCGAGCTCGCCGATTCCGCCGACACCTCCGACTCCACCGGCGCCGCCGCACCGGCGACGGTCGCGACCGCGGTCCGCACCACCCTGGTCACCCGCACCGCACCCGCCCGCACCCTGACGCCGATGCCGGTGCCCGAATCGCACGGTCCCGGCCTGCACTACCGCCAGATCGTCGACGCCATCCAGGCCGCATTGCCCGAGGGCGCGGACGTCTTCGTCGACGCGGGCAATACCGGCGCCGCCGTGGTGCATCAGCTGCGGGTGCCACGCGACGGACGCTTCATCGTCGCGCTCGGAATGGGCGGCATGGGGTACGCGTTCGGCGCGGGCATCGGCTCGGCGTTCGCCCGTTCCCCCGACGGCCACCGCACCGTGGTGATCGCCGGCGACGGCTCGTTCTACATGCACGGGCTGGAACTGCACACCGCCGTCGAGTACGCGCTGCCGGTCACCTTCATCGTGTTCAACAACAACGCCCACGCCATGTGCGTGACCCGCGAGCAGCTGCTGTACCGGGATAGATACAGCTTCAACAGATTCCATCCCGCTTTCTTGGGCGAGGGTGTCGCGGCCATGTTCCCGTCGCTGCGCGCGTGCGCCGTGCACTCGATGGCCGAGTTACCTGACGCGCTCACCGAATGCCTCGCGGGCCCCGGCCCCTCGTTCGTCTCCATCGACTGTGACCCCGACGAAATCCCGCCCTTCCTGCCCTTCCTGAGGAGTACACCGTGA
- a CDS encoding SRPBCC family protein, protein MTTSALPALSDIGDDVIPGILRIENSDKEATTPIIMDMLRSVYPHDQIYGDFCPVNAYIAAPPREVFEYLSDTRSLEEWTYSLRGFTETDEPGLWLAYDRLGDATKIYTRTVTDPHAMTVDYHCAWDQGEHLWMVYLMRVVDAQVVFNKPGSVVLWVNCKHPFYDENPYPETAPPKRPVWVGDFWEMFSAGHQLEMDNLKAICEYRAAHGLPIKPEWMS, encoded by the coding sequence GTGACCACCAGTGCCCTGCCCGCCCTCAGTGATATCGGGGACGACGTGATTCCCGGAATTCTGCGGATCGAGAATTCCGATAAGGAAGCCACCACGCCGATCATCATGGACATGCTGCGGTCGGTCTATCCGCACGACCAGATCTACGGCGACTTCTGCCCCGTCAATGCCTACATCGCGGCGCCGCCACGGGAGGTCTTCGAATACCTGTCCGACACCAGGTCGCTCGAGGAATGGACCTACAGCCTGCGCGGATTCACCGAAACCGATGAGCCCGGCCTATGGCTGGCCTACGACCGGCTCGGTGACGCGACCAAGATCTACACCCGCACCGTCACCGATCCGCACGCCATGACGGTCGATTATCACTGCGCCTGGGATCAGGGCGAGCACCTGTGGATGGTGTATCTGATGCGGGTCGTCGACGCGCAGGTGGTGTTCAACAAGCCGGGATCGGTTGTGCTGTGGGTCAATTGCAAACATCCGTTCTACGACGAGAATCCGTATCCGGAGACCGCGCCGCCGAAACGTCCGGTGTGGGTCGGCGATTTCTGGGAGATGTTCTCCGCCGGACACCAATTGGAGATGGACAACCTCAAGGCGATCTGCGAATACCGGGCCGCCCACGGCCTGCCGATCAAACCGGAATGGATGAGCTGA
- a CDS encoding 3-oxoacyl-ACP synthase III family protein, protein MTEATQVSLVDVASYLPGEPVGTEYFTQFSRSDRMAKNVMFRSPKTRYHVGRDETAVDMVERAVAPLIKRHGADFVSGVDVLITHTQLPDNPVMGCGAEVARRLNAKPAWVFDLHNGGCAAFVHMMSLAQTILRTTDARTALIAATQNCAGPVFTQPDIRKLAQAPVPGDGCGVGLLVRDDSAPILDIECRTYPEFAGDMDFSTNGDRKYWEPGEGQGCVSFTESKITKVFARGNRLVPEVALAVCDRIGVKGRDIDTFVTNQPNRLFLRNWHDALELPAERHPDTFDSCGNLFAAGIPVTLDVENRAGRLRNGSVVLMSAFAHAGDFAAAAAVRWGAAR, encoded by the coding sequence ATGACGGAAGCGACGCAGGTCAGCCTGGTGGATGTGGCGAGTTATCTGCCCGGCGAACCGGTCGGGACGGAGTACTTCACCCAGTTCTCCCGGTCGGATCGGATGGCCAAGAACGTCATGTTCCGTTCGCCGAAAACGCGCTATCACGTCGGGCGCGACGAAACCGCCGTCGATATGGTTGAGCGCGCGGTGGCGCCGCTGATCAAACGGCACGGCGCGGATTTCGTGTCCGGGGTCGATGTGCTGATCACGCACACTCAATTGCCGGACAACCCCGTCATGGGTTGCGGCGCCGAGGTGGCGCGTCGGCTGAATGCCAAGCCCGCCTGGGTCTTCGACCTGCACAATGGCGGTTGTGCCGCGTTCGTGCACATGATGTCGCTGGCCCAGACCATTCTGCGCACCACCGACGCCAGGACCGCCCTCATCGCCGCCACCCAGAACTGCGCGGGCCCGGTATTCACCCAGCCCGATATCCGCAAACTCGCCCAGGCCCCCGTCCCCGGCGACGGCTGCGGCGTCGGCCTGCTGGTCCGCGACGACAGCGCACCGATCCTGGATATCGAATGCCGCACCTACCCCGAATTCGCCGGCGATATGGACTTCTCCACCAACGGTGACCGCAAATACTGGGAACCGGGCGAGGGCCAGGGCTGTGTGAGTTTCACCGAATCGAAGATCACCAAGGTGTTCGCGCGCGGTAATCGGCTGGTCCCGGAAGTGGCGCTGGCGGTGTGCGATCGGATCGGGGTGAAGGGCCGCGATATCGACACCTTCGTCACCAATCAGCCGAACCGGTTGTTCCTGCGTAACTGGCATGATGCGCTGGAGCTGCCGGCGGAACGTCATCCGGATACGTTCGACTCGTGCGGAAACCTGTTCGCCGCGGGCATTCCGGTGACCTTGGATGTGGAGAACCGGGCCGGGCGCTTGCGTAATGGTTCGGTGGTCCTGATGTCGGCGTTCGCGCATGCGGGCGATTTCGCGGCCGCGGCGGCGGTGCGGTGGGGTGCGGCGCGATGA
- a CDS encoding aminotransferase class I/II-fold pyridoxal phosphate-dependent enzyme, protein MSENPFPPLPSVRVAIQREVGRANRYPEFLPTRLPAVIADRLGVSPDQVVVGSGATGVAMQILHTLAGPGSGWGSGWGSGFGPGSDSGSGSGSGSGSGFGSGSGSGSGSRFGSRSGFGSRSGSGSEMVLGMPTFDGYPIMAGMVGVDVVGVPLDKAGEQDLRAMSRAITSRTRLIVLCRPHNPTGTLIPERDLRRFLRTVPTHIPVILDEAYVEFLPAADRIDPRTLLSRHPNLLILRTFSKAYGLAGLRIGYALGNTALIPRVRRIQLPFGVPTFATAAVTACYAAEPELAVRVARITEERDSLREALRCTGINVPPSFANFLYLPGPRVATALRRAGIAAKAYADGSARIAVGDVDAGRAVLDAVRAVARTESR, encoded by the coding sequence CTGAGCGAGAACCCTTTCCCGCCACTGCCTTCTGTACGCGTGGCGATTCAGCGCGAGGTGGGTCGAGCGAACAGATATCCCGAGTTCCTGCCGACCCGCCTGCCCGCCGTCATCGCCGACAGGCTGGGCGTCAGCCCGGACCAGGTGGTGGTCGGCTCCGGCGCTACTGGCGTTGCCATGCAGATCCTGCACACCCTCGCCGGGCCTGGGTCCGGCTGGGGCTCGGGCTGGGGCTCCGGCTTCGGGCCCGGGTCCGACTCCGGCTCCGGGTCGGGCTCCGGGTCGGGCTCGGGCTTCGGCTCCGGGTCGGGCTCCGGGTCGGGCTCGCGCTTCGGCTCCCGGTCGGGCTTCGGGTCTCGCTCCGGCTCCGGATCCGAAATGGTGCTCGGCATGCCGACTTTCGACGGCTACCCGATCATGGCCGGTATGGTCGGCGTCGACGTCGTCGGCGTACCCCTCGACAAGGCCGGCGAGCAAGACCTGCGCGCAATGTCCCGCGCCATCACCTCCCGCACCCGCCTGATAGTCCTGTGCCGCCCGCACAACCCGACCGGAACGCTCATCCCCGAACGCGACCTGCGCCGATTCCTGCGCACCGTCCCCACTCACATCCCGGTGATCCTCGACGAGGCCTACGTCGAATTCCTCCCCGCCGCCGACCGCATCGACCCACGCACCCTCCTCTCCCGCCACCCGAACCTGCTGATCCTGCGCACCTTCTCCAAGGCCTACGGCCTCGCCGGCCTGCGCATCGGCTACGCCCTCGGCAACACCGCCCTGATCCCCCGAGTCCGCCGCATCCAACTCCCCTTCGGAGTCCCCACCTTCGCAACCGCTGCCGTCACCGCCTGCTACGCGGCCGAACCCGAACTCGCGGTACGGGTAGCGCGGATCACCGAGGAGCGCGATTCACTGCGGGAGGCGTTGCGCTGTACAGGAATCAACGTTCCACCGAGCTTTGCAAACTTCCTCTACCTGCCCGGTCCGAGGGTTGCGACAGCATTGCGCCGCGCAGGCATCGCCGCCAAGGCCTACGCGGATGGGAGTGCGCGGATCGCGGTAGGCGATGTAGATGCGGGACGAGCGGTGCTGGATGCGGTGCGCGCCGTGGCCCGGACCGAGTCTCGCTAA
- a CDS encoding NAD-dependent epimerase/dehydratase family protein, with product MNHVVVIGCAGFLGSHLCRALLQRGDRVTAIDPLSAERAAAMRDFGAHPQFAFRCADSTVPGTLAGLGAITHVAHLGHGGSTHSDPIEVIRAASAGTMAALDLAVAHGARIVIVSGAHGGTDRRPRFTSRLDAESVRGAAELIAETTARHYPGARVAIARPFEVYGPHSRPGTGVGATLCAAALRDQTVYLDDEERSFVYVTDVVAALIALLDCETAGPVDIGGPMVTLSEFARTAIALAGRGWVECAAPRRTSSAGSDGLALRVASTPGARPPDLARTRRLLGWEPTTSLHEGVHHTLDWMRTALLSQPARVQP from the coding sequence GTGAACCATGTCGTGGTGATCGGTTGCGCGGGCTTTCTCGGCTCGCATCTGTGCCGGGCGCTGCTCCAGCGGGGCGATCGCGTCACCGCCATCGATCCGCTCAGTGCCGAGCGCGCCGCCGCGATGCGGGACTTCGGCGCGCACCCGCAGTTCGCCTTTCGCTGCGCGGATAGCACGGTTCCTGGCACTCTCGCCGGGCTCGGGGCGATCACTCACGTCGCCCATCTCGGCCACGGCGGCAGCACGCACAGTGATCCGATCGAGGTGATCAGGGCCGCGTCGGCGGGCACGATGGCGGCTTTGGATCTGGCTGTCGCGCATGGGGCGCGCATCGTCATCGTCTCCGGCGCGCACGGAGGGACTGATCGCCGGCCGCGCTTCACGAGCCGTCTCGACGCCGAATCCGTACGCGGTGCAGCGGAACTGATCGCCGAAACGACCGCCCGCCACTACCCCGGAGCGCGGGTGGCCATCGCGCGGCCGTTCGAGGTCTACGGTCCGCACTCGAGGCCGGGCACCGGTGTCGGCGCGACGCTCTGCGCTGCCGCGTTGCGGGATCAGACCGTCTACCTGGACGACGAAGAGCGGTCGTTCGTCTACGTGACCGACGTGGTCGCCGCCCTGATCGCCCTGCTCGACTGCGAAACAGCGGGGCCGGTCGATATCGGCGGGCCGATGGTCACGCTCAGCGAGTTCGCCCGCACAGCCATCGCTCTGGCAGGGCGCGGTTGGGTGGAATGCGCTGCTCCCCGCCGCACCAGCAGCGCGGGATCCGATGGGCTTGCGCTGCGGGTCGCGTCGACGCCCGGTGCTCGACCACCGGATCTCGCCCGAACGCGCCGGCTGCTCGGGTGGGAGCCGACGACCTCTTTGCATGAGGGGGTGCACCACACGCTCGACTGGATGCGTACGGCGTTGCTCAGCCAGCCAGCGCGAGTGCAGCCCTAG
- a CDS encoding helix-turn-helix domain-containing protein → MTSDDVTEPSTLPRRQLARFLREQRDAMGLSIAKAAALVELSQAALQRIEAAKTKKIRAVDVQALCELYEVSEAKTAHAIELAKQSRVTSWYTAFAGLYSDPTFTMYVELTASARQLISYQEIVLGLLQTPDYARALISAFYRDEAKEDIERRVELRMRRQTIVTRKTAPVQLELLLHESALHRVVGSPRVMAAQLRHLAEIGKRENISIRIQPFSAGYARGLLHGPFVILDFGEDAKGRPKEPPLVYFEGHGKPDIYLESAEDVERYYDLASAIRSTAYDEMKSRDLLRRAAREYET, encoded by the coding sequence ATGACCAGCGATGATGTAACCGAACCATCGACCTTGCCCAGGCGGCAGCTCGCCAGGTTCCTGCGCGAACAGCGCGATGCCATGGGACTGAGCATTGCGAAGGCGGCGGCCCTCGTAGAGCTGAGCCAGGCCGCGTTGCAGCGCATCGAAGCGGCCAAGACGAAGAAGATCCGCGCCGTGGATGTGCAGGCTCTATGCGAGTTGTACGAGGTGTCCGAAGCAAAGACGGCACACGCAATCGAACTGGCCAAGCAATCGCGAGTTACGTCCTGGTACACGGCTTTCGCCGGCCTGTACAGCGACCCGACATTCACCATGTACGTCGAGCTGACAGCCTCGGCGCGCCAGCTCATCTCGTACCAGGAGATCGTTCTCGGGCTATTGCAGACACCCGACTACGCGAGGGCCTTGATCAGCGCCTTCTACCGGGACGAAGCCAAGGAAGACATCGAACGTCGTGTCGAGCTGCGGATGCGGCGACAAACCATCGTGACGCGCAAGACTGCGCCGGTCCAGCTGGAGCTGCTGCTCCACGAGTCTGCGCTGCACCGCGTTGTCGGCAGCCCGCGGGTCATGGCGGCGCAGCTGCGCCATCTGGCCGAGATCGGCAAGCGCGAGAACATCAGCATTCGGATCCAGCCGTTCAGCGCTGGGTACGCCCGTGGGCTACTGCACGGACCGTTCGTCATCCTGGACTTCGGCGAAGACGCCAAGGGCCGACCTAAAGAGCCCCCACTCGTGTACTTCGAGGGCCACGGAAAACCGGACATCTATCTCGAGAGTGCCGAAGACGTCGAGCGTTACTATGATTTGGCTTCCGCGATACGAAGCACTGCGTACGACGAAATGAAGTCGCGAGACCTGCTCAGGCGGGCAGCAAGGGAGTATGAAACGTGA
- a CDS encoding DUF397 domain-containing protein codes for MNTDLSQAAWFKSTHSGGQTDCVEVAWLGDGQVGVRDSKNPTGPALVFAPTQWDAFAGALRAGDFDR; via the coding sequence GTGAACACGGACCTATCCCAGGCAGCATGGTTCAAGAGCACCCACAGCGGCGGCCAAACCGATTGCGTCGAGGTGGCATGGCTTGGGGATGGCCAGGTCGGCGTCCGTGACTCGAAGAATCCCACCGGACCGGCGCTGGTCTTCGCCCCGACTCAGTGGGATGCATTCGCGGGCGCGCTGCGAGCGGGCGACTTCGACCGTTAG
- a CDS encoding DUF3558 domain-containing protein, producing the protein MLAGTLLAATGCNATNEGTATPVSTTDKAAATEALWDPCTQVGEDVLAQVGVDSSTKDTTISGVENVEGWKLCSWHNKRSRWDYTLGIWSTIHTVDEIKADPNNTDFTDITAAGRSGIQFRKAHDAAYNSVCYIAFPSNGQTFEVSIYKTPLTTDDRDPCEIALAASEFVVPVFPAE; encoded by the coding sequence ATGCTGGCGGGAACCTTGCTGGCCGCGACCGGGTGCAATGCGACCAACGAGGGAACCGCAACCCCGGTCTCGACCACAGATAAGGCTGCCGCCACCGAAGCACTGTGGGATCCGTGCACACAAGTCGGCGAGGATGTGCTAGCCCAGGTTGGGGTGGATTCGTCCACTAAGGACACCACAATCTCGGGCGTAGAAAACGTGGAGGGGTGGAAGCTCTGCTCGTGGCACAACAAGCGATCCCGCTGGGACTACACGCTGGGCATCTGGTCGACGATCCACACTGTGGACGAAATCAAAGCCGATCCGAATAATACTGATTTTACGGACATAACAGCAGCAGGACGCTCAGGGATCCAGTTCCGGAAAGCGCATGACGCTGCCTACAATTCCGTGTGCTACATCGCCTTTCCGTCCAACGGGCAAACATTTGAAGTCTCTATCTACAAAACTCCACTGACCACGGACGATCGGGATCCCTGCGAAATCGCACTGGCTGCATCCGAGTTCGTAGTTCCCGTGTTTCCAGCAGAGTAG
- a CDS encoding ESX secretion-associated protein EspG, protein MEAMTQRTWTMSGLELTVLWHAIGRDILPYPLQYRPTEPTADAYDRAYKSAATRIQSLFDEDMYGPLRVLVEPEARIEVAGFAGATPPVMPRAAADPTSMVRIHAAISGNAAVLLTQHPTDKPNSGGAIRMDYLPARTITQRIITTLPTASPGTTAPFHINRTDLESPDNTPFTAFTDDSPRSRHDQITRFFERPRTTVTHVAIYPGPAFDNRPTPTRDFHIIDYPKAATESAPPPPSNPPPPPPKPSPPT, encoded by the coding sequence ATGGAAGCGATGACCCAACGCACCTGGACCATGTCCGGGCTGGAATTGACCGTGCTCTGGCACGCCATCGGCCGCGACATCCTGCCCTACCCCCTGCAATACCGTCCCACCGAACCCACCGCCGACGCCTACGACCGCGCTTACAAATCCGCCGCCACCCGCATCCAATCCCTCTTCGACGAAGACATGTACGGCCCGCTGCGCGTGCTGGTCGAACCCGAGGCCAGGATCGAAGTCGCCGGATTCGCCGGCGCCACACCCCCCGTCATGCCCCGCGCCGCCGCCGACCCAACATCCATGGTCCGCATCCACGCCGCCATCTCCGGCAACGCCGCGGTCCTGCTCACCCAGCACCCCACCGACAAACCCAACTCCGGCGGCGCCATCCGCATGGACTACCTCCCCGCCCGCACCATCACCCAGCGCATCATCACCACCCTCCCCACCGCCTCACCCGGCACCACCGCCCCCTTCCACATCAACCGCACCGACCTCGAATCCCCCGACAACACCCCCTTCACCGCCTTCACCGACGACTCCCCCCGTTCCCGCCACGACCAGATCACCCGTTTCTTCGAACGCCCCCGCACCACCGTCACCCACGTCGCCATCTACCCCGGCCCCGCCTTCGACAACCGCCCCACCCCCACCCGCGACTTCCACATCATCGACTACCCGAAGGCCGCTACCGAATCCGCACCACCACCTCCATCCAATCCACCCCCACCACCCCCCAAGCCCTCACCACCCACCTAA
- a CDS encoding type VII secretion target, producing the protein MTDELKVEPDDLDSYATILRDLSGQAGTAKKYVSSYFDIDGEQSRLFFFVKGMVDQIRQDLEANYDKLARLADASSIELVNSSQMYRTTDHNHAKQLDAQYVEVPR; encoded by the coding sequence ATGACCGATGAGCTGAAGGTCGAGCCAGACGACCTTGATAGCTACGCGACTATCCTCAGGGATCTGTCGGGGCAAGCCGGCACCGCGAAGAAGTATGTTTCGAGCTATTTCGACATCGACGGAGAGCAGTCGAGGCTCTTCTTCTTCGTGAAGGGCATGGTCGACCAGATTCGGCAGGACCTGGAAGCGAACTACGACAAGCTCGCCCGGCTCGCCGACGCATCCTCGATCGAACTCGTGAACAGCAGCCAGATGTACCGGACAACAGATCACAACCACGCGAAGCAGTTGGATGCCCAGTACGTGGAGGTGCCACGTTGA